A section of the Candidatus Bipolaricaulota bacterium genome encodes:
- a CDS encoding dihydropyrimidine dehydrogenase (NADH-dependent; catalyzes the conversion of pyrimidines to 5,6-dihydro compounds in pyrimidine degradation): PRTTPGLELTRKGNIVADPETGQTSKEGVFAGGDIVTGAATVIQAMGAGKRAAAAIDRYLRSKG, from the coding sequence CCCCCGCACCACCCCCGGGCTCGAGCTCACCCGCAAAGGGAACATCGTCGCCGATCCGGAGACCGGACAGACGAGCAAGGAAGGGGTGTTCGCCGGGGGCGACATCGTCACCGGTGCCGCCACGGTGATCCAGGCGATGGGAGCTGGCAAGCGCGCCGCTGCGGCGATCGACC